From Vibrio artabrorum, a single genomic window includes:
- a CDS encoding MgtC/SapB family protein, producing MSQFIEQTLNLAPFSWAGLAVCMLCGSLIGIERQTRGKPVGIRTSILIISGTYFFLTMAISLSPNTLDQARVLGQIITGVGFLGAGVMMTLDGKIHGVTSAAIIWVLAALGMMIALGHLSQSVIITLLALVILLGVDKIENSFQSLRRGVHQKWKRKSRMKP from the coding sequence ATGTCACAATTTATAGAACAAACTCTCAACCTTGCCCCTTTTAGTTGGGCTGGCCTTGCAGTATGTATGCTGTGTGGATCGTTGATTGGAATCGAAAGACAAACTCGTGGTAAACCTGTAGGGATCAGGACATCAATCCTGATCATCAGTGGTACCTATTTCTTTCTCACCATGGCGATTAGCCTATCTCCGAATACGCTCGACCAAGCTCGCGTGCTTGGGCAGATTATTACCGGGGTTGGTTTTCTTGGTGCCGGTGTCATGATGACATTAGATGGAAAGATTCATGGTGTCACGTCAGCGGCCATTATTTGGGTATTAGCCGCCTTAGGAATGATGATTGCGTTAGGACATCTATCTCAGTCAGTAATCATCACACTACTGGCCCTCGTGATATTACTTGGGGTCGACAAAATTGAAAACAGCTTCCAAAGCCTACGTCGTGGCGTCCATCAAAAATGGAAAAGAAAAAGTCGCATGAAACCCTGA
- a CDS encoding succinate dehydrogenase/fumarate reductase iron-sulfur subunit yields the protein MSVNRIQKIEILRYDPEHDAEPHFQTFEVPFDETMSVLDAIGYIKDNLDKDLSYRWSCRMAICGSCGIMVDGVPKLACKSFLRDYPDGFKIEPLANFPIEKDLIVDMTPFIERLEAIKPYIIGNDRKPEDGTNIQTPEQMAKYKQFAGCINCGLCYAACPQFGLNPEFIGPAALTLAHRYNLDSRDNGKAERMKLINGENGAWGCTFVGYCSEVCPKKVDPAAAVNQGKVESSMDFVISMFKPDGSQIKNAEEA from the coding sequence ATGTCAGTGAATCGTATCCAAAAAATTGAGATCCTGCGTTATGACCCAGAGCATGATGCAGAACCTCATTTTCAAACCTTTGAAGTTCCGTTTGATGAAACCATGTCGGTACTTGATGCGATCGGTTACATCAAAGATAACCTAGATAAAGACCTGTCTTACCGTTGGTCTTGTCGTATGGCGATTTGTGGTTCTTGTGGCATCATGGTTGATGGCGTGCCAAAACTGGCATGTAAGAGTTTCTTACGAGACTACCCGGATGGCTTCAAAATTGAGCCTCTGGCTAACTTCCCAATCGAAAAAGATTTGATTGTCGACATGACACCGTTCATCGAGCGTCTCGAAGCCATCAAGCCCTACATCATTGGTAACGACCGTAAACCTGAAGATGGCACCAACATTCAGACTCCAGAGCAAATGGCGAAATACAAACAATTCGCTGGCTGCATCAACTGCGGTCTTTGTTACGCGGCCTGTCCTCAGTTTGGTCTAAACCCTGAGTTCATCGGCCCTGCGGCCCTGACTCTGGCTCACCGTTACAACCTAGATAGCCGTGACAACGGTAAAGCTGAACGTATGAAGCTTATCAACGGTGAAAACGGCGCTTGGGGCTGTACGTTCGTTGGTTACTGTTCAGAAGTTTGTCCGAAGAAAGTCGACCCAGCGGCTGCAGTAAACCAAGGCAAAGTTGAGTCTTCAATGGACTTCGTTATCTCGATGTTCAAACCAGACGGCTCTCAAATCAAAAATGCAGAGGAGGCATAA
- the efp gene encoding elongation factor P, which yields MASVSTNEFKGGLKFMLDNEPCAIIDNEYVKPGKGQAFNRVKLRKLLSGKVLEKTFKSGESFELADVVDVDLAYLYNDGEFYHFMNNETFEQIAADVKAVADSAKWLVENDVCTLTLWNDNPITVTPPNFVEIEVTETDPGLKGDTQGTGGKPATLATGAVVRVPLFIAIGEVVKVDTRTGEYVGRVK from the coding sequence ATGGCGTCAGTAAGCACCAATGAATTCAAAGGCGGTTTAAAGTTCATGTTAGATAATGAGCCTTGCGCAATTATCGACAATGAATACGTTAAGCCAGGTAAAGGCCAAGCGTTTAACCGTGTAAAACTTCGTAAACTGCTGTCAGGCAAAGTGTTAGAGAAAACATTCAAATCAGGCGAAAGCTTTGAGCTTGCCGATGTTGTTGACGTTGATCTAGCCTACCTATACAACGATGGCGAATTCTACCACTTCATGAACAACGAAACATTTGAGCAAATTGCAGCAGACGTAAAAGCCGTCGCAGATTCAGCAAAATGGTTAGTTGAAAATGACGTTTGTACTCTAACGTTGTGGAATGATAACCCTATCACTGTAACTCCGCCAAACTTTGTTGAGATCGAAGTTACTGAAACCGATCCTGGCCTGAAGGGTGATACTCAAGGTACTGGTGGTAAACCAGCTACTCTTGCAACTGGCGCGGTCGTTCGCGTACCGCTATTCATCGCTATCGGTGAAGTGGTTAAAGTGGATACGCGTACTGGCGAATACGTTGGTCGTGTGAAGTAA
- the epmB gene encoding EF-P beta-lysylation protein EpmB yields the protein MPHIITRKVESVEQNWLKQLSNAISDPTKLLEALEIDPTPWQAGFAARELFALRVPLSFVERMEKGNPHDPLLRQILPLSEEFEVHQGYSADPLEEQDNAIPGLLHKYKNRALMIVKGGCAVNCRYCFRRHFPYQDNKGSKPVWQASLDYVAAHPEINEVILSGGDPLMAKDNELEWLINAIEQVPHVQTVRIHSRLPVVIPARVTDELCQIFTRTRLNVVMVSHINHANEINLELKQAFFKLKQSGTTLLNQGVMLKGVNDNANALKKLSEKLFDAGILPYYMHVLDKVQGAAHFYISDEEAKHHFRGLISEVSGYLVPKLTREIGGRSSKTPLDLNIE from the coding sequence ATGCCGCATATCATAACCCGAAAAGTCGAATCTGTTGAGCAAAACTGGCTCAAACAACTATCGAATGCGATCTCTGACCCGACAAAACTGCTTGAGGCATTAGAAATCGACCCAACACCATGGCAAGCTGGCTTCGCTGCCCGTGAGTTATTTGCACTTCGGGTACCTCTTAGCTTCGTTGAGCGAATGGAAAAAGGCAATCCACACGACCCTTTATTGCGCCAGATTTTACCACTCAGTGAAGAGTTTGAGGTTCATCAGGGCTATTCGGCTGATCCATTGGAAGAGCAAGACAATGCCATTCCGGGGCTGCTGCATAAATACAAAAACCGAGCACTGATGATTGTCAAAGGAGGTTGCGCCGTAAACTGTCGCTATTGCTTCCGTCGTCATTTCCCTTACCAAGACAACAAAGGCTCTAAGCCAGTGTGGCAAGCGAGCCTCGACTATGTTGCAGCTCACCCAGAGATCAACGAAGTCATCTTGTCGGGTGGCGATCCACTCATGGCAAAAGACAACGAACTTGAGTGGCTTATCAATGCCATTGAACAGGTTCCGCATGTGCAAACCGTTCGTATCCATAGTCGTTTACCGGTAGTAATCCCCGCTCGAGTAACGGATGAACTGTGCCAGATATTCACCAGAACTCGCCTCAATGTGGTGATGGTAAGCCATATTAATCATGCCAATGAAATCAACCTAGAGCTTAAGCAAGCCTTCTTTAAGTTGAAGCAAAGTGGCACTACCCTCCTCAATCAAGGCGTGATGTTAAAAGGGGTCAATGACAACGCTAACGCATTGAAAAAATTGAGTGAGAAACTATTCGATGCCGGTATATTACCTTACTATATGCATGTGCTTGATAAAGTTCAGGGGGCGGCGCACTTCTATATTTCGGATGAAGAAGCAAAGCATCACTTCAGAGGCTTAATCTCTGAAGTTTCTGGCTACCTAGTACCTAAATTGACCCGCGAGATCGGTGGACGTAGCAGCAAAACACCACTCGATCTAAACATTGAATAG
- the frdD gene encoding fumarate reductase subunit FrdD, whose translation MNTNYKVKPVNHSPQRSDEPIWWGLFGAGGTWFAMITPITILVLGILVPMGIIDADAMSYERVSEFATSVIGALFIIGTLALPMWHAMHRLHHGMHDLKFHVGVAGKVICYFFAGLISALSVIFIFMI comes from the coding sequence ATGAACACAAATTACAAAGTGAAACCTGTTAACCACAGCCCTCAACGCTCAGATGAACCAATCTGGTGGGGCCTATTCGGCGCTGGCGGTACTTGGTTCGCGATGATTACACCAATCACGATTCTCGTACTGGGTATTCTCGTACCAATGGGCATCATTGATGCTGACGCAATGAGCTACGAACGTGTCTCTGAATTTGCCACTAGCGTTATCGGTGCGCTATTCATTATCGGTACACTCGCTCTACCAATGTGGCATGCAATGCACCGTCTTCACCACGGTATGCATGACCTGAAATTCCATGTCGGTGTTGCTGGTAAAGTGATTTGCTACTTCTTTGCAGGCCTTATCAGCGCCTTGTCTGTTATCTTCATCTTTATGATTTAA
- the frdC gene encoding fumarate reductase subunit FrdC has protein sequence MSNRKPYVREMKRTWWSNHPFYRFYMLREATVLPLILFTLFLTFGLGALVKGPEAWAGWLSFMANPIVVAINIVALLGSLMHAQTFFSMMPQVMPIRLKGKLVDKKIIVLTQWAAVAFISLIVLIVV, from the coding sequence ATGAGCAATCGTAAGCCTTATGTTCGTGAGATGAAGAGAACGTGGTGGAGCAACCACCCGTTCTACCGCTTCTACATGCTACGTGAAGCGACAGTACTGCCTTTGATTCTATTCACTCTGTTCCTAACCTTTGGCTTAGGCGCACTCGTGAAAGGCCCTGAAGCTTGGGCTGGCTGGTTGAGCTTTATGGCTAACCCTATCGTTGTCGCTATTAATATCGTGGCACTGCTCGGCAGCTTAATGCACGCTCAAACCTTCTTCAGTATGATGCCTCAAGTGATGCCAATCCGTCTTAAAGGCAAATTGGTCGATAAGAAGATCATCGTTCTGACCCAGTGGGCCGCGGTGGCTTTTATCTCTCTAATCGTTCTTATTGTGGTGTAA
- a CDS encoding VC2662 family protein, with amino-acid sequence MKKLLSVLAVSAAVMAPAAFASSPVMFSTINGFNAPNADSVGGVRVALLHGQVNEVKGVDLAIVGMSETQNTTGVNLGIFGAHKVNQNMTGASLGIFNWNPGKTTGVNLGAVNVTHDVKGANVSFVNYSEGNTMVDVGAANLSKVSTVQVGFFNKTNKIEGVQVGLINCADNGFFPCFPIVNFAK; translated from the coding sequence ATGAAAAAACTACTTTCAGTACTCGCTGTTTCTGCAGCGGTAATGGCCCCAGCGGCATTTGCTTCTTCACCAGTGATGTTTTCAACGATCAATGGTTTTAATGCGCCGAATGCCGACTCGGTTGGCGGTGTGCGCGTCGCCTTGCTTCACGGTCAAGTAAACGAAGTTAAAGGTGTTGATCTTGCTATCGTTGGTATGTCAGAGACGCAAAACACGACAGGTGTCAACCTTGGTATTTTTGGAGCGCATAAAGTAAACCAAAATATGACCGGGGCTTCTTTGGGTATCTTTAACTGGAACCCTGGAAAAACGACTGGTGTCAACTTGGGTGCGGTGAACGTTACTCATGATGTGAAAGGTGCGAACGTGAGTTTCGTCAACTACTCAGAAGGCAATACTATGGTTGATGTGGGGGCTGCGAACTTGTCAAAAGTGTCCACAGTTCAAGTTGGTTTCTTCAATAAAACCAACAAAATCGAAGGTGTGCAAGTTGGTCTGATCAACTGTGCTGATAACGGTTTCTTCCCATGCTTCCCAATCGTAAACTTCGCTAAATAG